Within the Dryobates pubescens isolate bDryPub1 chromosome 2, bDryPub1.pri, whole genome shotgun sequence genome, the region ATTGAAACAGTCTGATTTTTAATATACTACTTCTCTAAGAACTGGGACAGCTGAAACTGTAACAGTCTACTCATCCCAGGTCTACAGTGGACACATTCTTGCATCCCAGCTAGAGAGAGTCAAGggagcccagagaagagcaccTGTAGGAGGCAGCAGTTCAGACATTACTTAAAAGCACAAAGTCTATCAAACCCTTTTCAAATGTGGAAGGCTGTCAGGTGTATGCCTCATGAGgtcaagaaaaagaagaggaaacaaaaaaacctggaCATTTCCTTCACCTCtcactctgtacaactaccGAGAAACTAGTCAAAGTCAGGACAACTGAGAGGTGGTTTCACAAAAGGAAAATCCCAAACCCTCCAAAATGGCCTAAGAAAAACCTTGTATTGCATCACACGCTCCTCAAGTCATGCAAACACTGCTGTATCTTACCACACTCTGGACATCTAcaaagctctccagccacagtcACAAGttaacagaaagagaagcaggtGTCCACACCAACCATATACACAATACTGTCACAAAGGGAGGCAGAACTTGGTTTTGCAGATCAAATAGTGCAGATTCCTAGCTTTGTTGCTGAAGTGCTCTTCGAGCTAGGAAAAAGTTTATGCTTTCCTATATCTCACTTCATCACAGAGAAATGCAATGTTTTAGTTCAAAACAGCAGGATGGAAAAACAGAACAGATCAGGGCCCATCAGCTTTGCAACATAGGTAGTTCAATTAATGAAATCCACTTAATGTAATAGTGCACAACACTTCATCCACTCTGAAGCTGTTAAGAGTGAAATAGCACTGCTTTATTAAACCTCACACCTAAAATGTCTTCATTTGTAATCTTCCAACATTATAACACTCACGTCAGGCTTCTCAAATACAAGAGAAAACTACAAACAAGTATACACAGTCATGCCATGGATGCAATACCCCATAATATTGCACATATTATTTGATATAATATTGACATCATATTGTAACCACACAGCACAAAGAGGATTTCTCACTTGACATGATTGTATTTGCTTGTTGGCAGAGATTTTATGATTTGCACACATTCTTATTCAAAGACTCAATGAAAACAGCTTGGTTTGCTAACCTGATCTCTGGCAAGAAGGTTTTCTTGTAAGCATCCTCAATGTTCTGGAGATACAAAGGAGACACCTTTTTCTCATATGGCTAAAAGACAAACAGAGAACAATGCTGTGAAATGATCTTTATTTTTAACCCCCCACAGCACAGACTCCAGTCTAAGCAGAAGGTTGTGTTACACCATCTGTCAAGAGCTCACTCTTTTATTAGCACCAAATCTCCAGTGAACCACAAATATTAATGAAAATTTTAAGAATTTCTAAGCATTCCAAATGTTTTAAATCTTATGTGACACTAAGTATCTAGAGTTCCCCAAGAATCAAGTCAGACTGCATTAATTGTTGCTTTGGCACATACTACATCCATTGTTTTAACAATTAGCCATATGAGTAAGCTTCTGATGCACTAGTGAGTCtacaaagaaagggaaaagcgagttcaaaagcagaaagaaaaagcaaaattaaCTTTCTTGCAACTTATTTCAGTGTGCTACAGCAATCATCACGTTCTCCTTGAGCTCACATAAACTAAGGGTACCgatgtgaccattttaggctgtgcctttaagaaagggacagttgctggaacactctggctgaatgttttgatgaaataatgaaaacaagatattctaaacgaatttcattggtagattggtagcatgcaactttaagtttttagttcagtttgaatctcagatGTTCAGTTGAGTCTGTCTTTTTTCAGCCtgcctgtttcagtctctctctgagcaacagctgtgctagatggagttaaccttgaactaacaaataagaaactaattcttgcatattctttgagctaacagaatttcctccttaataattaccttttcctctctctaaccctttttaggaaaaaaaggaggtaggaggagagagggggtagAGGGGGGggacaccctcctggctggaggagggagttttgttctgtatattttgctgtatatttctatatatattgtaaatactgtatattgtgtatatattcactgcattccatcctgcttgtaaatatagcttatattcatttctgcttctccaactgagttagccatggtttctttgtgtgtgggggagaactgaactttctctcaccaccacaaccGAAGAGACTCAAAAAGTTTAACTCTGCAAAGACTGATTAATCACAGCTACCTGCATATTCACATTACACAAAtcatccagaaaaaaaaaaaaaaaagaatcacagactggaagGTTGTCCGAGCCTGCCTTTTCATGACAGTGCCAAAACGCACCCATTTCTCCACTTTCGGCCAAGTGCGTGGGCAATCATCCATTCCAAAATCTCTGGGATTTTATGGCTATTTTACCTACTCTTAAATCAGTTTACCATCAGCCACATGGTAGACTTCAATTCCACATGCAAAAAATACTACAAAAATTTCTCTTATCTACCATGTGGTGCCTTCATTTCCAATCTAAAATGCATTTCCTGCTTACAATGTTCATTTAAGATGCATATCCTTCCAATGTAATGGGCATCTCTGATAGTTGGACCCACTGgagagattttctttttccagtgcCCTGCAACAGCATACTGAACACCAGACACTCCACCCACCAAAGGAGGCAGAATTCCCAAACTATTCAGTAGCCATTGCCCCAAGGAAGTTATAGCAGCTATTTCTCCATAAGGTCTCAAAATAGCCACTAACCTTTATGCTTCCAAGAGCAAGGAACTCACTGGTTCCCACAAAGTATTAAGAAGCTTCCAATTCTGTCACTAAAGTTGCTAAAACAAAATAGCTATAGTTTTCCTACACGAACAAATCCTATTGATTAAAGCACAGAGGCCTAAATTGCTGGAGGGCAGAAAGCAAGTTACTCGTCCAGTAGAGTGCAAAATTCAGGCCAGAGAAACCACAAAGCAGCAAAGGCAGTCTTTCATTTATGGCTCTGAAGTCACTGCCCTTCAGCAATCAGCAGTCTCTCTTAAATGAGCAGGAAACTGCAAAATGAAACACTGTTAGCTAACCCTGGCACACAAACATACATGCCCCAGGAAGCAGGCAGCACCAAATGTTTCAGAGATGAGAATTTTTTTAGTAATAAATCAAAGTTTTCTTTGAATCTCCCAAGCTTTCTGCTGCTAAGTGCTTTGTCTACaatttctctcagcctttgaGCAAGGTACAAGGTAAACATAAGTTAATCCTCATTACACATCTAAGAACAGTTAGAAGCACATGCCCAAATATAGGAGGGAATCAAAAAACCACAGCTTCAGGTTAGTCAGTATATGAGATATTCTACAGTTCTTCTGATCCAAGATTATCTCAATAATCCAATAAACTGGTATAATAAGAGGTAATTTGAAGACAATGCTATAGAAGtaagttaattttctttttaacagtatcacagtatcagtcagggttggaagggaccacaaggatcatctagttccaacccccctgccatgggcagggacaccccacactagatccagctggccagagcctcatccagcctggtcttaaacagctccagggatggcgccccaaccacctccctggacaacccattccagggcttcaccactctcacggtgaagaacttccttctcacatccagcctcaatctccccacttccagcttcattccatttcccttAGTCCTATTACTACCTATAGGCTCCATCCAATTCTGTGGCTTCAAAAACAACATCTTGAAGAGAAATCATGACACCCCTCAAAGAGGGAGTTTTAAGAGCAAATGTTGCCATGTCCCACAGCTGTCAGATGTCAAAAGGCAAGTCACACAGCATCTCAGACTACACTGCAGTTGCACTAGTGACAAGAAGTGACTGTTTTTCTTATCAGCTTTATGTGACATCAGTCAGAAAGCTTCCCAGATATTTTATTTCATGGAACAGCTACACAAAAACAGTTTTCAGTTTAAAGTGGTGGTTTCACTGTGTTAGCACAAAAGCACCAAGCTTTTGTAATTCTATCAATTTTCACAAAGGCAACTGAAATTGCTGATCACAAGTGAGCCACTCTAACAACATGTATGAAAGGGCAATTAGCTAGGGAAGCTGACAGGGGACTCTGGAACTCAGGAAGTAGAGATAATCTTAAGATTTTATGGTAAGAAGCATGTTTCCTGGCCATGACTCTTGAAATGGCAGCTACAAAGGCTGGGTTTCAAAAGCAGGTGAATTTTATAGAACTTGCCATTACAGAAATGACAGCATGCTGATGCAGTCAAAAAAAAGTTGTTggttctgttggttttttttatgttgctgtttggttttgcttgtttgctggggtttttttcagagcaaGCATACCAGAGTACCCACACAGTTTCAGAAACCACACATAATGGCATGATTTCAACACACATTAATAGCAAGTAATAGTGGCAAGATAAAattacctctcctttctcttgaaTCCTCTTCTGCACCTCTTGGACAGGCATATCTATATAGATAACCAAGTGAGGTGGCAGGAATTCACAAATGCTGATCTCTTTGATCTCCTTGTAGTGATCAAGGCCTGCACAAAAACAAAGGGCAGACTTTTCCTCAGATAGAATTCAGTTCCTAGAATAAACaaacctccaaaaaaaaaagtaaaacaattAAGCCACAAGACTGAGATATAAGAACATTAGCATGGTTGTATCAAAGTGGGGATTTATTTGTGACCTAAGTTTAGAGAAACCTAGGTTCTTCCTCTATCATTTAGAAACAGCCTCTCAAAACACCATAGAGACTCCAGCACTCAGGTCACCTAACTGAAAGTGCCTTCTGCCACCGCCTCACATGTTAAATAAATGGCCCTACCACAAAGATAATAGTGATGGAAAGGTggtaatgggggaaaaaaaaaaagtcatgatTCAACAAGACTTTTATTTCCcaaatgggagggaaaaaaaaatcacagaacagccAGGCATTTGCCCCACCTTCCAATGCATACAAAAATCATTCTTAGGTGAAGCAAATATTTGAAGAGATCACCAACCCAACAGCAGCCCTCCCTCACCCACACTGAGTGTGCCTCCAGTCACTGCTACTcaagagctctgtgtgctgcaaaaGCGATAGCAGACCTCTTCAAAAATACAACCACCAGGGCTCCACTTAGGAGAACAGAACTGGAGGACCTCACCTTGCCACACAGAACTACGTACCTAAAGAGAAACTGGTCACTTCTGTGCAGCTGGATTATCCTACCACATCCCCTACCAAATCAATAACCTAAACATCTTGGAGGTGATAACTGGTTATTAGCAAACCACACAGGTTCAGGGGAAGCATCTACTCAACATTTCAGTAGCACTACTAACACAGGGTCCCTTTAACCTAGCTCAAATGCAAGCTTTCCTAGTGAGACTCACTGGCTTAGCCAGAAATGTAGTCATCAGGTTTTCAAGTTTGAACAGTCTGTGAAAAGTTTAAAGCCTGTTGTGCTTGGCAGCACAGTAAGCAGCAGTCAGCAGCATGTCTGTTCACTGTTTAAGGATTTCAGCACACTCCACTATTTGTTGTCAGGACTTTATATTACCTATAAATTGTGGGTTGATGGGCTTTTCTTGCCTCCCCAAATGCAGAGCAGCAAGATACAGCTCATTATAACCAGCACTCATTCAGCAAGAAGTTGCAACATATAGCAGAAGTTAAAAAATGCAAACGCACATCTCCTAAATCTAAGGGAAATcaaaggagagaaggaacagGAAGCAGTCAGGGAAACTACCTTCACTTCAGGAATAGCCAAAATACCAGATTTGCCAAGAACAGGCAGAAACGACAGACTCTGCAGCAACTTATTAAAAGGTCACCTGATGACTGCAATTTACTGCTGTTTTCTCCAGACTTTCACACTTTCATGCAGCTGTTAGTTTGCATATTTTGGCTGTGGCTGATCTACacatattccagatgcagctgcaccagggcagagagttttgtttctttaaaactAAACTACCACACTTCTGGTTAAGATTATGGCAAAATAACTTCCTTTTACATGCCAGTAACTTACACCGCTTGTGGATATAGCCTTGTTTAAACATTGCATCCAGAAACACAAAGTCGCTGTAGGGAGAGCGTTCCATCACCACACCTTGTCCTGCAACAAGAAGTAGGTCCCAGTCAGCAAGGTCCAGAGACTGCTGGCAGCAACATTTCAAATTTAAGACAATAACACACTTATGGTCAATTTTCTGAATGCTTTTCTAGCAACTTTAAACAAAGTGATAAAAGCTAAGTTTTAGCTTGCACAAACATACTGGATGTGTAATTTTGAACATATATTCTCCTACTGTGCCTACCACTACAGCAGCAAAGCATTACTATACCTAAGGAGTACATTTACATTTGTGTCTGGAACTTTCTGGCATTCACATCTTCCCATCTTTCTTGGAAAATACTTAACAAACAAACAGTTAAATCAGTGGTGGTAAAGGAGACCTTTTCTCACCAGAAGACACTCAAATGTTAACAATATCACCACAAAACAGTATTTAATACAATAAAGTCTGAACAAAAGACACCATCAGGGCAAAAGTCAAGGTACATCTGGTACATCTTTCCTTTGCTGGAAATGATACAAGATACTGTTCTAACAGAAAAATGTGCAAGAGAGTTTTCTAAATGGGTTTTTATCCGGtattaagaaggaaaaaaagataaaaggctTAACAATAAAAGAGCTTTTTATCTGAAAATGCAGATACCAGCAAAGCACTTCTAAACAGCTCACTCACAGCTTATACTCAGAAGCTGTTCATTTAGAAATGAAATGTATTTACTGTGAAACCTAACCTGTGGACAGCAGATGCTCCAAAGCATCAGCATACTGCAAAACACGGTTACCAAACAGCCAAGACTGCAGTCGGTAAGAATGTCCATCGGCACATTTGGGATCATTGTAAAACCTCTCAAGGTTACAGAAACCATTGAATTTCTCAGGCAGCAGTGTTCCATCTCCTGTGATTCGGTTTAGATAATAGATGTCTGCTTCTGGGAAATATTTCATTcctgagaaaaaagaaagccacAAGACAGCACAAATAAAAATAGTAAGTTTTGTTCATTTATAGTAAACTTCTATTTCAAAATAGACGTTTGCTTTTCAATATAGCTGTACTTTAAGCAACTCTTACAAACAGCACAAAATTCTTTGGTCAATCACATCACAAAGGGCAGATAAATCTTAATTTGAAGTATTGCCACCTTTCATCTTCCCAGTGAGAGCTGGTTCTAAGTAGAACCTTAATGCCACCAATACTCTAAGCACCTTGATGCTCTGGGTACATCCATGCAGAAGATCCTAGCTTTCAAGGTGCTTGGTGATTTTATCAGAGCCAGGAGCTCAGTGAGCAAAGTAACTCATTAGAACTGAAATTTCATTCACAACAAATCATACCTACTCAAGCATCTCACAGATCTGACAAGTGTTCTTACCATCATTTCACACCTCACTgacattttattcttttcttgtcTATAAGCCCTCCACATGAACTGTGGCACTGCCCAACTAATGAATTGCTAAGTCAAAGAATTGCTGATTTGGTGAACTAACTTTCTTTACTCAAGAATCACAATTCCAGTGTTAAATTCTGTTAGCTATTGGAGAAATAGTAATATTTACCTAGTTTTTCTGCTATTTTTTCTGCAAGCTTGCCCTTCCCAGAAGATAAGTTTCCCTCCACTGTGAAGATTTTGCTGTACTCAGTGAATTTTTTTGTAGTTCTTTCTCCTAACATATAAGCCAACCAACCATACTCCAAATTCCGCTCAGGGCTGATATGAATTCTTGcctgaaagaaaacacaacaaaattcacACATTTTAGCTCTCTTAGCTGAGCCAGGCATGCTCCAAAGGCAACTttttcagcagcttctgcacaCGCAGGACACACAATCGCACACCCAGCACAAGGAATTTTCATACTGTGAAATTAGTGCTGACATTTCAGCCTAACAACTGCACCTGAGAAGCTGTTTAAGAAACAGAAGGCTGAAATAACAGAGATGACAAAACAATTCTCAGTGCATTTAAAACAGGACTGCTCTGCCTGAACTCTGCTCTGAACCTGCACAATGACTGAAACTTTCCAGACTTAGTGAAGGACAGACGATGTGCCCTGCATTCCCACGGCACATCCAACAGTGGGATTTTGCTTGCATTTGTTTGTTGCTGAGCAGAGATTAACATGAAACGTTCTCCTTCTCTCAAGGCCCTCTCCCAGTCCCTCAGTCGAGTTACAGCTTCGTTTCTGCACAAAACTGTTCCTGGTCAAAGGTGTCAAGAAACAGCACCTGGCCTGTGAAGTTCAAGGCATTATCTTAATAAGCTTCCCTCAACAAAGCCACCAGGTGACCGATATAAACAGAATAAGGCTTAGTTGGAACAATGATGTGACCTCACTTGCACAagtaagattttatttttatgtgctATTCTTCTGCTTGCACAGCCAGCCATGGCATTCACAAACTGAAGGCCACTGGGTCACCATACTCCCGTCTCGGGTATTTACTTGTGCTTCTATCACAAATCTTCTCTACGAAGCCACCGGGAATGTCACTTTCTAACTAGGCCCAGCCAagctcagcctccccccccGCCATGAAGCGTTCCTCAGCACTCCCCGAGACACGGCGCCCCCGAGCCCAGGAACGCTGCTAGGAGCTAGCAGAGGCCGGCTCGGGAGCCCGGCCCCGCTCCTAAGGGATGCGAAGAACgcgctgccagcacagccctccgCCACGCAACCGGTCAGGTCCCAGCCGCCAGCCCCACGGGGAGGCCGCAGGAGCCCGGGCACCCCAAGGTGAGCCCGCCGGCCGCGGCAGTCCGGGCGACCGTGGCTGGGTGCAGAGACCTCCCTTTTCCCCGGCCCCGCTCACCGCCGGCACGATGCCACTCCTCAGGTGGCCCCGAGCGGCGGCGGCCGCAGccgggaccaccttggccacccACAAGGACATAGCGGCACCGAGGAGACGCAGCCGACCCCGAAGCGCCGGAAGGACGGGCGCGGGAAGATGACGCCTGGCGGAGGGGCTGGCGCCCGTGCGGGGCGGCCGTGAGAGCGCGGGGCCGCTCCGCCCTCCGCCCtgcccctccccgccccgccccgccgcggtGAGGCAGGCCTGGAGCCGGGAGGCGGTGAGGTTCTCCAGAAAATTTGTTTTCTTGGCCAGGGCCAAGGCTCCCTGAGAAGAACTAGAGATAGGAAAATGACATTTCTGCACCAGTGTCCCTGTTGGCTCCTCAAGCGTTGATCCCTTGGCCGAAACAGACAGGAGGACTCTTGCGAAAGCCTCTCACGCTGCTCCTGCCCACTGGCTCTCTGAGTCCAGTGGGATGTTCAGGGCCTGAGGTCTGGCGATGCAAGCTGCTTACTCCTGCTTTCTCTACCAGGATAGGATGCCACTGCACACCGGCCATGTTCTGCCATCATGCCACTTTCCATCAGCTGGCACGGTGGATCCCACAATTGGATGTGGAGGGTGCAGCTCGTGCCCCCACTgcctcctcact harbors:
- the NDUFA10 gene encoding NADH dehydrogenase [ubiquinone] 1 alpha subcomplex subunit 10, mitochondrial; this translates as MSLWVAKVVPAAAAAARGHLRSGIVPAARIHISPERNLEYGWLAYMLGERTTKKFTEYSKIFTVEGNLSSGKGKLAEKIAEKLGMKYFPEADIYYLNRITGDGTLLPEKFNGFCNLERFYNDPKCADGHSYRLQSWLFGNRVLQYADALEHLLSTGQGVVMERSPYSDFVFLDAMFKQGYIHKRCLDHYKEIKEISICEFLPPHLVIYIDMPVQEVQKRIQEKGEPYEKKVSPLYLQNIEDAYKKTFLPEISETTEILQYTGSEAEDIEKVIEDIEYLKFDKGPWPEQDDVAFHHLRLYVQDKRKVLDPVSIPRFIPEITIGGTEHDKIYYEYRSLPGRNFRPGYNSEVGDKWIWLK